The Flavobacterium sp. 102 genomic interval TTGTCGTGCATGACAAACGCGTGCCTTTTGAAGAGAAGTATGATGCTATTTTTAACTTGTTTACCAGCTTTGGTTATTTTGAAAGCGAGGAAGACAATTTAAAAACTTTAGTGGCTATCAAAGAAAGTTTGTCCGAATATGGTTTTGCCGTAATTGATTTCATGAATGTTTACACGGTTTTAGAAAACTTAATTCCGGAAGAAACTAAGGAAGTCGATGGCATTACTTTTCACATCAAACGCAGTCATGTTAACCATTTTATCATCAAGGAAATTGATTTTGAAGCCGATGGTGAACAATTTCACTTTGAAGAAAAGGTAAAAGCTTATACTTTGGAAGATTTCCAGCGCATGATGGACCAAGCCGGAATTTACTTATTGGATACTTTTGGAGATTATAAATTGAAAAAATTCCACAAGAATACTAGCGAAAGATTAATAATGATATTTAAGTAAACGCTATAGGCAATAAGCTTTAAGCAATAGGATGAACTTAGAACCTATAACTTACAACAAAATGAATTACATACTTCCTTTACTATCAGTTCTTTTCGGCTATGCAATTGCATTGATTATTAAACCCAAAAAGAAGAACAATCTTAAACTGTTATTGGCGTTTAGCGGTTCGTTTTTACTATCGCTAACCGTAATGGATTTGTTACCGGAAGTATACGAAAGTCACAATCATAGCGTTGGGATTTTTATCATGGTTGGGATTTTGTTCCAAATCATTTTAGAGTTCTTTTCCAAAGGCGCCGAACACGGTCACGTTCATGGTCACGACAAAATCAAGCAAATGCCTTGGTTGTTGTTTATCAGTTTGTGTATTCATGCTTTTTTAGAAGGCTTTCCGGTTGGACATCACCATGATTTAGCCTTCGGAATTGCAATTCACCACTTGCCTATCGCGATAATCTTGACAACCTTTTTCTTAAATGCCGAATTGAACAAAAAAGTGTTGTTTGTCTTTATGCTTTCGTTTGCCGTAATGACTCCTTTAGGAACTTTTGTTTCCGATTCAGCGCCAACAATCACACAATATTACACCGAAATCACAGCTATTGTAATAGGAATTCTATTCCATATTTCGTCAACGATTATCTTTGAAAGTAGCGAAGGACACAAGTTTAACATTGCTAAGATTTCGATGATTATTTTGGGAATTTTGTTAGCATGTTTTGTTTAAAAATCTGAACGAAACTTAGTAACTTAGCGACTCAGAACCTTATCAACACAAAAATGTCCTTCACCAAAACCACCGAACAATCTTCACAATACGAAAGTCTCGAACAAATGTCGGTTCGCGACTTGTTAGCCAATATCAATAACGAAGACAAAACCGTGCCTCTGGCTGTGGAAAAAGCTTTGCCTCAAATTGAAACTTTGGTTTCTCAAATTGTAGCCAAAATGAAACTCGGCGGCAGATTGTTCTACATTGGTGCCGGAACTTCAGGACGTTTAGGCATTGTTGATGCTTCGGAATGTCCGCCAACATTCGGCGTTCCTTTTGATTTAGTCAACGGAATTATTGCTGGCGGTGACAAAGCCATTCGCAAAGCGGTCGAATTTGCTGAAGATGACGCATCCCAAGCTTGGAAAGATTTGCTTGCCGAAAACATAACCGAAAATGACGTCGTAATCGGCATCGCTGCTTCGGGAACTACGCCATACGTAATTGGTGGTTTAGAAAAATGCCATGAAAATAACATTATAACAGGATGTATTACTTGTAACGAAGGAAGTCCGTTAGCGTTAACAGCGCAATTTCCTATTGTTGTGGTTGTTGGTCCGGAGTTCGTTACCGGAAGTTCTCGCATGAAAGCCGGAACCGCACAGAAGTTAGTCTTAAATATGATTTCTACGACAACGATGATTCAATTAGGCCGCGTAAAAGGGAACAAAATGGTCGATATGCAATTGAGCAACGTAAAACTCGTTGACCGTGGCGTTCGAATGATTATGGGTGAAATTCTGGTGAGTTATGAAGAAGCTTCGGCTTTATTGGAAAAACACGGGAGCGTTAGAAAAGCTGTGGAAGCTTATCAAAGTTAGGATGAAGAAAGCAATTAAAATAGTTTTCTTTTTAATTTTTGCCTCGGCAATTGGCATTTATGCTTATCGCAACTCGGTTAGAACTTCGGTAGTCGAATATAAATCGGAACTTGATCCTGATGATTATCCCAAAACGCTCGATAGCATCAAACAAATCAGAAGCCAATTGAATGGAAAAAGTACTTCTGAAATTGGAAAATCATTCACCAACCAACTGACCAATAAAATATTTCCTTATTGGTACGGAACCAATTGGGATTTTAATGGTACCAGTCAAAAGCCAAATGAAGGTAATATTGCTTGCGGTTATTTTGTGACAACGACTCTGAGAGACTTAGGAGTTGCCATCAACCGAGTAAAATTGGCACAATGCGCTTCAGAGGAAATGATTAAGAAGTTGGTTTCAGAAGATAATATTTATCGGTTTTCGAATAAAAGCATTCAGGAATTTGAAAAAACTTTAAAAGAAAAAGGCAATGGCATTTATGTGGTTGGTTTAGACAATCACACCGGTTTTTTATATTTATCGGATGATGGGAATTACTTTATTCATTCTAGTGGCGCACATCCGTTTAAAGTGGTCAAAGAAAAATTCATCGAATCGACTTTATTAATAAAATCAAAATACCGAGTGGCTGGCAAACTATCTTCGGATAAAAAATTACTTACTAATTGGACAAAATTGTAAAAAATATATAACCA includes:
- a CDS encoding ZIP family metal transporter, giving the protein MNYILPLLSVLFGYAIALIIKPKKKNNLKLLLAFSGSFLLSLTVMDLLPEVYESHNHSVGIFIMVGILFQIILEFFSKGAEHGHVHGHDKIKQMPWLLFISLCIHAFLEGFPVGHHHDLAFGIAIHHLPIAIILTTFFLNAELNKKVLFVFMLSFAVMTPLGTFVSDSAPTITQYYTEITAIVIGILFHISSTIIFESSEGHKFNIAKISMIILGILLACFV
- the murQ gene encoding N-acetylmuramic acid 6-phosphate etherase produces the protein MSFTKTTEQSSQYESLEQMSVRDLLANINNEDKTVPLAVEKALPQIETLVSQIVAKMKLGGRLFYIGAGTSGRLGIVDASECPPTFGVPFDLVNGIIAGGDKAIRKAVEFAEDDASQAWKDLLAENITENDVVIGIAASGTTPYVIGGLEKCHENNIITGCITCNEGSPLALTAQFPIVVVVGPEFVTGSSRMKAGTAQKLVLNMISTTTMIQLGRVKGNKMVDMQLSNVKLVDRGVRMIMGEILVSYEEASALLEKHGSVRKAVEAYQS
- a CDS encoding bifunctional 2-polyprenyl-6-hydroxyphenol methylase/3-demethylubiquinol 3-O-methyltransferase UbiG — translated: MSDTTNCKSENWYASWFDTPYYHILYKDRNYREAQIFMDNLTHYLNLPEKAKVLDLACGKGRHSIYLNQLGYDVIGADLSENSITEANKNANETLHFVVHDKRVPFEEKYDAIFNLFTSFGYFESEEDNLKTLVAIKESLSEYGFAVIDFMNVYTVLENLIPEETKEVDGITFHIKRSHVNHFIIKEIDFEADGEQFHFEEKVKAYTLEDFQRMMDQAGIYLLDTFGDYKLKKFHKNTSERLIMIFK